The following coding sequences are from one Verrucosispora sp. WMMD573 window:
- a CDS encoding HAMP domain-containing sensor histidine kinase has product MAGWSLRTRLVITLVALLAVVSLAIGGLTTVALRQFLISRVDEQLRFTPGGRPSAPWEPGPGTGPWGDVRVPRGFPPGTISAQVVHGRVTEAWTLVGRQEQPVPVGEVGELADVPTDGRAHSLSLGDRGGYRVVARQSATGTVRVLGVPLAGVQETVWAMVAAQAGVTAIGLLVAGTAGALIVRATLRPLRRVAATAARVSELPLDRGEVALSERVPAADTDPRTEVGQVGSALNRMLGHVAAALAARQASETRVRQFVADASHELRTPLAAIRGYAEVARRGRDEVPPDVAHALRRVESASTRMTGLVDDLLLLARLDSGRPLAVEPVDLTALVVDAVSDAHVAGPEHRWQLDLPGAVIRVPGDPVRLHQVLANLLANARVHTPPGSTVTTSLRQTGDAAELSVTDDGPGVPPELRPEVFERFARGDSSRSRAHGSTGLGLAIVAAVVEAHHGAVALDSRPGRTVFTVRLPNSTADA; this is encoded by the coding sequence CTGGCGGGCTGGTCGCTGCGGACCCGCCTGGTGATCACCCTGGTCGCGCTGCTCGCCGTGGTCAGCCTGGCCATCGGCGGCCTCACCACCGTGGCGCTGCGGCAGTTCCTGATCTCCCGGGTGGACGAGCAGTTGCGCTTCACGCCCGGCGGGCGGCCCAGCGCCCCGTGGGAACCCGGCCCGGGCACCGGCCCGTGGGGCGACGTGCGGGTACCGCGCGGCTTCCCGCCCGGCACGATCAGCGCCCAGGTCGTCCACGGCCGGGTCACCGAGGCGTGGACCCTGGTCGGCCGGCAGGAGCAGCCGGTACCGGTCGGCGAGGTGGGCGAGCTGGCCGACGTGCCCACCGACGGCCGGGCGCACAGCCTGAGCCTGGGGGACCGGGGCGGCTACCGGGTCGTGGCCCGGCAGTCGGCCACCGGGACGGTGCGGGTGCTGGGTGTGCCGCTGGCCGGCGTGCAGGAGACCGTCTGGGCGATGGTGGCCGCGCAGGCCGGGGTCACCGCCATCGGCCTGCTCGTCGCCGGCACCGCCGGGGCGCTGATCGTCCGGGCCACGCTGCGTCCGCTGCGCCGGGTCGCCGCCACCGCCGCCCGGGTCAGTGAACTACCGCTGGACCGGGGCGAGGTGGCGCTCTCCGAACGCGTTCCGGCCGCCGACACCGACCCGCGTACCGAGGTCGGGCAGGTCGGCTCCGCGCTCAACCGGATGCTCGGCCACGTCGCCGCCGCGCTCGCCGCCCGGCAGGCCAGCGAAACCCGGGTACGCCAGTTCGTCGCCGACGCCAGCCACGAACTGCGTACGCCACTCGCGGCGATCCGTGGCTACGCCGAGGTGGCGCGCCGGGGTCGCGACGAGGTGCCGCCCGACGTGGCCCACGCGCTGCGCCGGGTCGAATCGGCGAGCACCCGGATGACCGGCCTCGTCGACGACCTGCTGCTGCTGGCCCGGCTGGACTCGGGCCGACCCTTGGCGGTCGAACCGGTCGACCTCACCGCACTGGTGGTGGACGCGGTGAGCGACGCGCACGTGGCCGGCCCCGAGCACCGCTGGCAGCTCGACCTGCCCGGGGCGGTCATCCGGGTGCCCGGTGATCCGGTGCGGCTGCACCAGGTGCTGGCGAACCTGCTGGCCAACGCCCGGGTGCACACCCCACCCGGCAGCACCGTCACCACCAGCCTGCGCCAGACCGGCGACGCCGCCGAACTCAGCGTCACCGACGACGGCCCCGGCGTACCTCCCGAGCTGCGGCCCGAGGTGTTCGAACGCTTCGCCCGCGGCGACAGCTCCCGGTCCCGCGCGCACGGCAGCACCGGCCTCGGCCTGGCCATCGTCGCCGCCGTGGTGGAGGCGCACCACGGCGCCGTCGCCTTGGACTCCCGGCCGGGCCGCACCGTCTTCACCGTCCGGCTACCCAACTCCACAGCCGACGCATAG
- a CDS encoding fasciclin domain-containing protein, which translates to MTDTNSATARSALRRILPIAGATLAAVLLVLVGSTAGGGDGAADAGPTGTTVTGPLCDLLPAGSEPGNPASLADQPPDQALQWIPVLTTFEAAVRATGLAAELNREVTILAPTDDAFAGRFSRTNLDELLLRDTDELRGLLREHLVTGALPVAELVAAGTVTTVAGTSLTVTGVGPGARLDDRAETVCADYRAGAARIHVINEVLGDLPTTAGQDDDGHPAH; encoded by the coding sequence GTGACCGACACCAACTCTGCGACCGCGAGGTCCGCGCTGCGCCGGATCCTGCCGATCGCCGGCGCGACCCTGGCCGCCGTGCTGCTCGTCCTGGTCGGCAGCACGGCCGGGGGTGGCGACGGCGCGGCCGACGCCGGACCGACCGGTACCACCGTCACCGGGCCGCTGTGCGATCTACTGCCGGCCGGCAGCGAACCGGGCAATCCCGCCTCGCTCGCCGACCAGCCCCCCGACCAGGCTCTACAGTGGATACCGGTGCTCACCACCTTCGAGGCGGCGGTACGCGCCACCGGCCTCGCCGCGGAGCTGAACCGGGAGGTGACGATCCTGGCGCCCACCGACGACGCGTTCGCCGGCAGGTTCTCCCGGACCAATCTCGACGAACTGCTGCTGCGCGACACCGACGAGCTGCGCGGGTTGCTGCGCGAGCACCTGGTCACCGGGGCGTTGCCGGTGGCCGAGCTGGTCGCCGCCGGCACGGTGACCACCGTCGCCGGCACCAGCCTCACCGTCACCGGCGTCGGGCCGGGTGCCCGCCTCGACGACCGGGCCGAGACGGTGTGCGCCGACTACCGGGCCGGCGCCGCCCGCATCCACGTCATCAACGAGGTCCTCGGCGACCTGCCCACCACGGCGGGTCAGGACGACGACGGTCATCCGGCGCACTGA
- a CDS encoding class I SAM-dependent methyltransferase, protein MVIPDLGRSPAGPPPHPARARPAPLHVGPRPEPGSFRDPANRVFHAGDDVLRALDRSAAEDWRALADSGFFPPLLAAGKVCGTEELPAESPLRELPTGPASSGWATVLRHERVPFVSHPYEWSFAMLRDAALLHLEILRAALPAGFTTKDGSAYNLQWRGTDPVFIDIGSFTRLRDGEPWAGYRQFCQTLLYPLMLGAHLGLAFHPWLRAQVDGVEPEQMGPLFRGTRRLLPGVLTHVHLHGSVQRRSAATSTSDVRAQLRDAGYTRELAVATVRGLEKLVRRLDHQPAATHWVDYQHTCGYSGDDRAGKERFVVAALNAGGRRRLVLDLGANDGRYARLAARHADYVVAVEQDPAVVDRLYRTLRGAGERQVLPLVMDLADPSPGGGWRGIERASFADRANADTVLALALVHHLAIGRNVPLPEVLTCLAGLAAPGGRLVVEFVHPDDPMAARLLANKPDGIFPDYRRDAFEALLAGHGTVEDRLELPSGTRTLYRVALP, encoded by the coding sequence ATGGTGATCCCGGACCTTGGCCGGTCGCCCGCCGGCCCGCCGCCCCACCCGGCTCGCGCACGACCGGCCCCGCTGCATGTCGGCCCTCGGCCGGAGCCCGGCTCGTTCCGCGACCCGGCCAACCGGGTGTTCCACGCCGGCGACGACGTGCTGCGCGCGCTCGACCGGAGCGCCGCCGAGGACTGGCGTGCCCTCGCCGACAGCGGCTTCTTTCCGCCGTTGCTCGCCGCCGGCAAGGTCTGCGGCACCGAGGAACTGCCGGCGGAATCGCCGTTGCGGGAGCTGCCGACCGGTCCGGCGTCCTCGGGCTGGGCGACGGTGCTTCGGCACGAGCGCGTTCCGTTCGTCTCACACCCGTACGAATGGTCCTTCGCCATGCTGCGCGACGCCGCGCTGCTGCACCTGGAGATCCTCCGGGCCGCCCTGCCGGCGGGCTTCACCACTAAGGACGGCTCGGCGTACAACCTCCAGTGGCGCGGCACGGATCCGGTCTTCATCGACATCGGGTCCTTCACCCGGCTGCGCGACGGTGAACCCTGGGCCGGCTACCGTCAGTTCTGCCAGACGCTGCTCTACCCGCTGATGCTCGGCGCCCACCTGGGGCTGGCCTTCCACCCGTGGCTGCGGGCCCAGGTCGACGGCGTCGAGCCGGAGCAGATGGGACCACTGTTCCGGGGCACCCGTCGGCTGTTGCCCGGCGTGCTCACCCACGTCCACCTGCACGGCTCCGTGCAGCGCCGCAGCGCCGCCACCAGCACCTCCGACGTACGCGCCCAGTTGCGCGACGCCGGATACACCCGTGAGCTGGCCGTGGCCACCGTGCGGGGGCTGGAGAAGCTCGTCCGCCGCCTGGATCATCAGCCGGCCGCCACCCACTGGGTCGACTACCAGCACACCTGCGGCTACTCCGGCGACGACCGGGCGGGCAAGGAGCGCTTCGTGGTCGCCGCGCTCAACGCCGGCGGTCGCCGCCGGCTCGTGCTCGACCTGGGCGCCAACGATGGACGGTACGCCCGCCTCGCCGCCCGGCATGCCGACTACGTGGTCGCCGTGGAGCAGGACCCGGCGGTGGTCGACCGGCTCTACCGCACCCTGCGGGGCGCGGGCGAACGGCAGGTGCTGCCGTTGGTGATGGATCTGGCCGATCCGTCCCCCGGTGGTGGCTGGCGCGGCATCGAACGGGCCTCGTTCGCCGACCGGGCCAACGCGGACACCGTGCTCGCCCTGGCCCTGGTGCACCACCTGGCGATCGGACGCAACGTGCCGCTGCCGGAGGTGCTGACCTGCCTCGCCGGTCTCGCCGCACCCGGCGGCCGGCTGGTGGTCGAGTTCGTCCACCCGGACGACCCGATGGCGGCCCGGCTGCTGGCCAACAAGCCCGACGGCATCTTCCCCGACTACCGGCGGGATGCCTTCGAGGCGCTGCTCGCCGGCCACGGCACCGTCGAGGACCGGCTGGAGCTGCCCTCGGGTACCCGCACCCTGTACCGGGTGGCGCTTCCGTGA
- a CDS encoding dolichyl-phosphate beta-glucosyltransferase — MITSTGSRAAVQARPGASNPVLDVVVPVYNEEVDLGPGVRRLHAHLAEHFPYPFRITIADNASIDGTLAVAEALTVELPEVRVRHLSAKGRGRALRAAWSASEAPVLAYMDVDLSTDLAALLPLVAPLISGHSDVAIGTRLARAARVVRGARREVISRTYNLLLRGTLAARFSDAQCGFKAIRADVARELLPLVQDTGWFFDTELLVLAQRAGLRIHEVPVDWVDDPDSRVDVVATAVADLRGIGRLGRALLTGALPLADLRAQFGRAPLAVPPGQVPAGLPRQLVRFAAVGVASTCAYLLLFTLTRGALGAQPANLLALLLTAVANTAANRRLTFGITGRRHVSRHHVQGLLAFALGLALTSGSLAILHAAATPARSVELAVLLTANLAATVLRFTLLRLAMHHHP; from the coding sequence ATGATCACCTCGACCGGTTCCCGCGCCGCCGTACAGGCCCGGCCCGGCGCCTCGAACCCGGTACTGGACGTCGTCGTCCCGGTCTACAACGAAGAGGTCGACCTCGGCCCGGGCGTCCGGCGACTGCACGCCCACCTGGCCGAGCACTTCCCGTACCCGTTCCGGATCACCATCGCCGACAACGCCAGCATCGACGGCACCCTGGCCGTCGCCGAGGCCCTCACCGTCGAGCTGCCCGAGGTTCGGGTACGGCACCTGTCCGCCAAGGGCCGCGGGCGGGCCCTGCGGGCGGCCTGGTCGGCGTCGGAAGCGCCGGTGCTGGCATACATGGATGTCGACCTCTCCACCGATCTCGCGGCGCTGCTGCCGCTGGTCGCGCCACTGATCTCGGGTCACTCCGACGTGGCCATCGGTACCCGGCTGGCGCGTGCCGCCCGGGTGGTGCGCGGTGCCCGGCGGGAGGTCATCTCCCGGACATACAACCTGCTGCTGCGCGGCACCCTGGCGGCCCGGTTCTCCGACGCGCAGTGCGGGTTCAAGGCGATCCGGGCGGACGTGGCCCGCGAGCTGCTGCCACTGGTGCAGGACACCGGTTGGTTCTTCGACACCGAGTTGCTGGTGCTGGCGCAGCGGGCCGGACTACGCATCCACGAGGTGCCGGTCGACTGGGTCGACGACCCGGACAGCCGGGTGGACGTGGTGGCCACCGCCGTGGCCGATCTGCGCGGCATCGGTCGCCTCGGCCGGGCGCTGCTGACCGGAGCGCTGCCCTTGGCCGACCTGCGCGCCCAATTCGGTCGGGCACCGCTTGCGGTGCCGCCGGGGCAGGTGCCGGCCGGGCTGCCCCGGCAACTGGTCCGGTTCGCCGCCGTGGGGGTGGCCAGCACCTGCGCGTACCTGCTGCTGTTCACGCTGACCCGGGGTGCGCTTGGTGCGCAGCCGGCGAACCTGCTGGCGTTGCTGCTCACCGCGGTGGCCAACACCGCCGCCAACCGGCGGCTCACCTTCGGCATCACCGGACGCCGGCACGTCAGCCGGCACCACGTGCAGGGACTGCTGGCGTTCGCTCTCGGCCTCGCGCTCACCAGCGGGTCGCTGGCCATCCTGCACGCTGCCGCCACCCCGGCCCGTTCGGTGGAACTAGCCGTGCTCCTGACGGCCAACCTCGCCGCCACCGTCCTACGCTTCACCCTCCTCCGCCTAGCCATGCACCACCACCCCTAA
- a CDS encoding citrate synthase, which produces MTEVKLDHPGGQLSMPVHSAVEGPAGIGVSKLLKETGLTTYDPGFVNTAACSSAITYIDGDAGILRYRGYPIDQLAEKSSFLEVSYLLIYGELPTTQELTEFTERIRRHSLLHEEMRRFFDGFPREAHPMAVLSSAVSAISTFYQDSLDPFDAEHVEMSTVRLMAKVPTIASYAYKKAIGQPLLYPENSLGYVENFLRMTFGVPAEPYEVDPVIARVLDMLFVLHADHEQNCSTSTVRLVGSSNANLFASVSAGVNALFGPLHGGANQAVLEMLERIQADGGDVQSFVRKVKDRQDGVKLMGFGHRVYKNYDPRAAIVKQAAQDVLGRMAKPDPLLDIAMQLEEIALADDFFVSRKLYPNVDFYTGLIYKAMGFPTKMFTVLFALGRLPGWIAQWREMINDPETKIGRPRQVYTGAAERNYLPVEQR; this is translated from the coding sequence ATGACGGAAGTCAAGCTCGATCACCCCGGCGGGCAGCTGTCGATGCCGGTACATTCCGCGGTCGAGGGCCCCGCCGGAATCGGTGTGAGCAAGCTGCTGAAGGAAACCGGGCTGACGACGTACGACCCGGGGTTCGTCAACACCGCCGCCTGTTCGTCCGCGATCACCTACATCGACGGTGACGCGGGCATCCTGCGTTACCGTGGCTACCCGATCGATCAGCTGGCCGAGAAGAGCTCCTTCCTGGAGGTCTCCTACCTGCTGATCTACGGTGAGCTGCCGACGACTCAGGAGCTGACCGAGTTCACCGAGCGGATCCGTCGGCACTCGTTGCTGCACGAGGAGATGCGGCGCTTCTTCGACGGATTCCCCCGGGAGGCCCACCCGATGGCGGTGCTCTCCTCCGCCGTCAGCGCCATCTCCACCTTCTACCAGGACAGCCTCGACCCGTTCGACGCCGAGCACGTGGAGATGTCCACGGTCCGGCTGATGGCGAAGGTGCCGACCATCGCCTCGTACGCGTACAAGAAGGCGATCGGGCAGCCGCTGCTGTACCCGGAGAACTCGTTGGGCTACGTGGAGAACTTCCTGCGGATGACGTTCGGCGTGCCGGCGGAGCCGTACGAGGTCGACCCGGTGATCGCCCGGGTGCTGGACATGCTCTTCGTGCTGCACGCCGACCACGAGCAGAACTGCTCCACCTCGACGGTGCGGCTGGTGGGATCCAGCAACGCCAACCTGTTCGCCTCGGTCTCGGCCGGCGTCAACGCGTTGTTCGGCCCGCTGCACGGTGGCGCCAACCAGGCGGTGCTGGAGATGCTGGAGCGCATCCAGGCCGACGGCGGTGACGTGCAGTCGTTCGTCCGCAAGGTGAAGGACCGCCAGGACGGCGTCAAGCTGATGGGCTTCGGCCACCGGGTCTACAAGAACTACGACCCGCGGGCCGCGATCGTGAAGCAGGCGGCCCAGGACGTGCTCGGTCGCATGGCCAAGCCGGATCCGCTGCTGGACATCGCGATGCAGCTGGAGGAGATCGCGCTGGCCGACGACTTCTTCGTCTCGCGCAAGCTCTACCCGAACGTCGACTTCTACACCGGCCTGATCTACAAGGCCATGGGCTTCCCGACGAAGATGTTCACCGTGCTGTTCGCCCTGGGGCGGCTGCCGGGCTGGATCGCCCAGTGGCGCGAGATGATCAACGACCCGGAGACCAAGATCGGCCGTCCGCGGCAGGTCTACACCGGCGCGGCCGAGCGGAACTACCTTCCCGTCGAGCAGCGCTGA
- a CDS encoding sulfatase-like hydrolase/transferase, with the protein MTDRPGTGAEASSSGAARPGGTADGDPTPDGSGLPAAGEPARRVRRWWGPGGWRAESRRLLEVAALVGLVITQPLLDILGRSPDFFLFHRADRGEILLLVALVAVLPTVALGLLGLLAGLAGVAVRTVTHSLLLGLLVAALAVQVGRHTMPLRGVPLLLVALAIGAAAAIAHRRWTAPGRVLRLAAVGPPIFVGLFLFASPTGPVVLPLGDGGVAGTATGNRHPPVIMLILDELPLVSLLDAAGGVDATRFPHFAELAAASTWYRNATGVSGWTPYALPAMLTGRYPAEPYAPHYSHYPDNLFTALGGLYDIRAEESITRLCPPSRCEQPVTPEQGIGVLVRETAQLLRQVTAPHDSRIDPEDSYRERTAEEAGIDAAEPVPTDPKFRWDSLNVNQPARFTSFLAGLTPSARPTLHFLHLLMPHSPWAFLPSGARYEAPEDFPNEGDGWVDLARARHLAQLGYTDRLIGETMRTLRASGLWDEALVVVTADHGVSFTKGVQGRGEDAIRAAADEVAWVPLFVKTPGQRGGRVDDRNWQHVDLLPTVADETAIRLPWRVDGRSARQAPRTDAGKVFYDRPSQPMPISGGVPAAPPPAAPHRLVGTAVGAVPTAGSARVGGRDAFRAVDPDEGVLPGMIWGTVDDDIPDGAELAVAVNGTVAAVVPVVAPDPGGRRFAALLADDRHFRAGANRLDLYLVDQDGRLRQLSIS; encoded by the coding sequence GTGACCGATCGCCCCGGCACCGGAGCCGAGGCGAGCAGCAGCGGTGCCGCCCGGCCGGGCGGCACCGCCGACGGCGATCCGACGCCTGACGGATCCGGGCTCCCGGCCGCCGGGGAGCCGGCCCGCCGCGTACGGCGGTGGTGGGGTCCGGGCGGCTGGCGAGCCGAGAGCCGGCGGCTGCTGGAGGTGGCCGCGCTGGTCGGGCTGGTGATCACTCAGCCGTTGCTGGACATCCTCGGCCGCAGTCCGGACTTCTTCCTGTTCCACCGGGCCGATCGGGGCGAGATTCTGCTGCTGGTGGCCCTGGTCGCGGTGCTGCCGACGGTGGCGCTCGGGCTGCTGGGCCTGCTCGCCGGCCTGGCCGGAGTCGCGGTGCGGACGGTCACCCACAGCCTGCTGCTCGGGCTGCTGGTCGCCGCGCTGGCGGTGCAGGTGGGCCGGCACACCATGCCGCTGCGGGGCGTACCGCTGCTGCTGGTGGCGCTGGCGATCGGTGCCGCCGCGGCCATCGCCCACCGCCGCTGGACGGCCCCCGGCCGGGTGCTGCGCCTGGCGGCCGTCGGTCCGCCGATCTTCGTCGGGTTGTTCCTGTTCGCCTCGCCGACCGGGCCGGTGGTGCTGCCGCTCGGCGACGGCGGCGTGGCGGGCACGGCGACCGGCAACCGACACCCGCCGGTGATCATGCTGATCCTCGACGAGCTGCCGCTGGTCTCCCTGCTCGACGCCGCCGGTGGCGTCGACGCGACGCGGTTCCCGCACTTCGCCGAGCTGGCCGCCGCCTCGACCTGGTACCGCAACGCGACAGGGGTCAGCGGATGGACCCCGTACGCGCTGCCGGCGATGCTGACCGGCCGCTACCCGGCGGAGCCGTACGCCCCGCACTACTCGCACTATCCGGACAACCTCTTCACCGCCCTCGGCGGGCTGTACGACATCCGCGCCGAGGAGAGCATCACCCGGCTCTGCCCACCGAGCCGCTGCGAGCAGCCGGTCACCCCGGAACAGGGGATCGGCGTGCTGGTCCGCGAGACGGCACAGCTGCTGCGCCAGGTGACCGCGCCGCACGACAGCCGGATCGACCCGGAGGACTCCTACCGTGAACGCACCGCCGAGGAGGCCGGCATCGACGCCGCCGAGCCGGTGCCGACCGACCCGAAGTTCCGCTGGGACAGCCTCAACGTCAACCAACCGGCCCGGTTCACCAGCTTCCTCGCCGGCCTGACCCCGTCGGCACGACCTACCCTGCACTTCCTGCACCTGCTGATGCCGCACTCGCCGTGGGCGTTCCTGCCGTCCGGGGCGCGGTACGAGGCACCGGAGGACTTCCCGAACGAGGGTGACGGCTGGGTGGACCTGGCCCGCGCCCGGCATCTCGCCCAGCTCGGCTACACCGACCGACTGATCGGCGAGACGATGCGTACGCTGCGCGCCAGCGGCCTGTGGGACGAGGCGCTCGTGGTGGTCACCGCCGACCACGGGGTCAGCTTCACCAAGGGTGTGCAGGGACGCGGCGAGGACGCGATCCGGGCCGCCGCCGACGAGGTGGCCTGGGTGCCGCTGTTCGTCAAGACACCTGGCCAGCGCGGCGGGCGGGTCGACGACCGCAACTGGCAACACGTCGACCTGCTGCCGACGGTCGCCGACGAGACCGCCATCCGGCTGCCCTGGCGGGTCGACGGTCGTTCCGCCCGGCAGGCGCCCCGCACCGACGCGGGCAAGGTCTTCTACGACCGGCCGTCCCAACCGATGCCGATCAGCGGCGGAGTGCCGGCCGCGCCGCCACCGGCGGCACCGCATCGGCTGGTCGGCACCGCCGTGGGCGCGGTGCCGACCGCCGGCAGCGCCCGGGTCGGTGGGCGGGACGCCTTCCGCGCCGTCGATCCCGACGAGGGTGTGCTGCCCGGCATGATCTGGGGCACCGTCGATGACGACATCCCCGACGGCGCCGAACTGGCGGTGGCCGTCAACGGCACCGTCGCGGCGGTGGTCCCGGTGGTCGCCCCGGACCCCGGCGGCCGACGCTTCGCGGCGTTGCTCGCCGACGACCGGCACTTCCGGGCCGGCGCCAACCGCCTCGACCTCTACCTGGTCGACCAGGACGGTCGGCTTCGTCAGCTGTCGATCTCCTGA
- a CDS encoding glycosyltransferase family 39 protein, protein MDSTRNPSHPSGAPTASADPSAPSTAWVRPALAALLLATGLLYLWGLGASGWANSYYAAAAQAGSQDWTAFFYGSSDAGNSITVDKTPASLWLMALSVRLFGLNSWALLVPQALCGVATFGLLYAAVRRWYGPIAGLIAGGVLAVTPVATLMFRFNNPDALLVLLLVAAAYATVRALETASTRWLVLAGALVGFGFLTKMLQAFLVLPVLAAVYLIAAPTTPGRRLRQVLIAGLAVVVAAGWWVAVVELVPAAHRPYIGGSQSNSVLELTLGYNGLGRITGNEVGSVGGGGGPGGGGPFSGQAGPLRMFGGQVGGQISWLLPAALILLVAGLVLAGRAARTDRARAGLLLWGGWLLVTGGIFSYMSGIFHEYYTVALAPAVAALVGIGTTLLWQARAVASRGRRIASTLVLAGTVVVTAVWSATLLNRTSDWYPWLRTAVLVGGLIAVSTLLLAHRLVRRAAVPALLVSAAVALAGPAAYAMQTAATPHTGAIPTAGPQARGGIGPGGGGRFADGPYAGRFDGTGRPGDGRSGFGPPGGGDGTAGRPPVGQIPGGAAFGGQVPGGSEAAGRTGANRGGPGGLLDSRTPSAELRELLERDGDDYTWIAATVGSNNASGYQLATGRPVMAVGGFNGSDPSPTLAQFQRYVADGRIHWFLGGGGFRGTNGGSSASSEIAAWVAANFPAQTVDGVTLYDLSSGRQG, encoded by the coding sequence ATGGACAGCACACGCAATCCGTCGCACCCGTCCGGGGCACCCACCGCCTCAGCCGACCCTTCGGCCCCCTCGACCGCCTGGGTACGGCCGGCCCTGGCCGCGTTGCTGCTGGCCACCGGGCTGCTCTACCTGTGGGGCCTGGGCGCCTCCGGCTGGGCCAACTCCTACTACGCCGCGGCGGCGCAGGCCGGCTCGCAGGACTGGACGGCCTTCTTCTACGGCTCGTCGGACGCGGGCAACTCGATCACCGTCGATAAGACACCCGCCTCGCTGTGGCTGATGGCGCTCTCCGTACGCCTGTTCGGTCTGAACAGCTGGGCGCTGCTGGTGCCGCAGGCGCTCTGCGGGGTGGCCACGTTCGGCCTGCTGTACGCCGCAGTGCGCCGTTGGTACGGGCCGATCGCCGGCCTGATCGCCGGCGGGGTGCTCGCCGTGACGCCGGTGGCCACGCTGATGTTCCGGTTCAACAATCCGGACGCGTTGCTGGTGCTGCTGCTGGTCGCCGCCGCGTACGCCACGGTCCGCGCCCTGGAGACGGCAAGCACCCGGTGGTTGGTGCTGGCCGGCGCCCTGGTCGGCTTCGGCTTCCTGACCAAGATGCTCCAGGCGTTTCTGGTGCTGCCGGTCCTCGCGGCGGTGTATCTGATCGCTGCGCCGACCACGCCGGGCCGCCGGCTCCGGCAGGTGCTGATCGCGGGGCTGGCTGTGGTAGTGGCCGCCGGTTGGTGGGTGGCGGTGGTCGAGCTGGTGCCCGCCGCGCACCGCCCGTACATCGGCGGGTCGCAGTCCAACAGCGTGTTGGAGCTGACCCTCGGCTACAACGGTCTCGGTCGGATCACCGGCAACGAGGTGGGCAGCGTCGGCGGTGGCGGCGGGCCGGGCGGCGGCGGCCCGTTCTCCGGGCAGGCCGGCCCGCTGCGCATGTTCGGCGGGCAGGTCGGCGGGCAGATCTCCTGGCTGCTGCCGGCCGCATTGATCCTGCTGGTGGCCGGGCTGGTGCTGGCCGGCCGGGCGGCGCGTACCGACCGGGCGCGGGCGGGGCTGCTGCTCTGGGGCGGCTGGCTGCTGGTCACCGGCGGGATCTTCAGCTACATGTCCGGCATCTTCCACGAGTACTACACGGTGGCGCTGGCACCGGCGGTCGCCGCGCTGGTCGGCATCGGCACGACCCTGCTCTGGCAGGCCCGCGCCGTCGCGTCGAGGGGACGCCGGATCGCGTCCACCCTGGTCCTCGCCGGCACCGTCGTCGTCACCGCGGTGTGGTCGGCGACGCTGCTGAACCGTACCTCCGACTGGTATCCGTGGCTGCGTACCGCCGTACTGGTCGGCGGGCTGATCGCGGTGTCGACGCTGCTGCTGGCCCACCGGCTGGTCCGCCGCGCGGCCGTCCCGGCGTTGCTGGTCAGCGCGGCGGTGGCGCTGGCCGGGCCGGCCGCGTACGCGATGCAGACCGCAGCGACCCCGCACACCGGCGCCATCCCGACCGCCGGTCCGCAGGCGCGCGGCGGTATCGGGCCGGGCGGGGGCGGACGTTTCGCCGACGGCCCTTACGCCGGCCGCTTCGACGGCACCGGTCGACCCGGCGATGGCCGGTCCGGCTTCGGCCCGCCGGGCGGCGGCGACGGTACCGCCGGGCGCCCGCCTGTGGGCCAGATACCCGGCGGCGCGGCCTTCGGTGGTCAGGTTCCCGGGGGGTCGGAGGCAGCCGGGCGGACCGGAGCGAACCGTGGCGGCCCAGGTGGTCTGCTCGACTCCCGGACGCCGAGCGCGGAGCTGCGGGAGCTGCTGGAACGCGACGGCGACGACTACACCTGGATCGCGGCCACCGTCGGCTCCAACAACGCCTCCGGCTACCAGTTGGCCACCGGCCGGCCGGTGATGGCGGTGGGCGGCTTCAACGGCAGCGACCCGTCGCCCACCCTCGCGCAGTTCCAGCGGTACGTGGCCGACGGCAGGATCCACTGGTTCCTCGGCGGGGGTGGCTTCCGGGGCACCAACGGCGGCAGCTCCGCCTCCTCGGAGATCGCCGCCTGGGTCGCGGCGAACTTCCCGGCGCAGACCGTCGACGGGGTCACCCTCTACGACCTGAGCAGCGGAAGGCAGGGGTGA